The Pirellulales bacterium region GCTCTGGCGATTGTGCGGCTGGTAACGAAAAGTGTCAAGCCGCCGCCCCACTTGGACCGCATTCTAGCTTGACGCTACACCGCCTGAGGGATAGGTTTATGAGGGTTCAACCCCATCGGGCGACTGTCGTTTCCGACTGCCCGCTTAGGGCCCATTACTCACTAAAAAACCCGACCACTCCTTTACCAATCAAAGGGAACCCGCTATGAGCTTCGCTGAAAATCCGAATCAATTATCACAGCCATCGATGTGGGGCGACATTGCCGCCCGGGCCGAACCGAACGAACGTGCCGATTTCATCAAGAAAACGTACCTGCATTTGCTCGGCGCGGTGGTAGCGTTTTGTGGCCTGGAAGCGATTTACCTGAACACGTCGTTTGCTGGCGATGCCATGCAGCGGTTGATGGGCGCTGGCAACTTTGGCTTGATCGTGGCCTTCGGGCTGTTCATTTTGGCCTCTACGGTCGCACGTTCCTGGGCGAACGGTTCGACATCGGTCGGCATGCAATACGCGGGACTTGCTCTTTACGTCGTCGTTCAATCGTTGATTTTCATCCCGATTCTGTACTATGCCGCGCACCTCGCTAATAATCAAAATATCATTCCCACCGCGGGCACCATTACTTTATTGATGTTCGCCGGTTTGACGGTGGCTGTCTTTGTAACCGGGCATGATTTCTCGTTCTTGAGCACCGGCCTGACGATTGCCGGCTTTGCCCTCATGGGATTGATTGTGTGCTCGTGGTTATTTGGATTCAATCTGGGCACACTGTTTACGGTAGGCGTGATCGTGCTGGCTTGTGGATACATTTTGTACGACACGTCGAACGTGCTGTATCATTACCGCATTGGGCAGCACGTGGCCGCCGCACTGGCGCTGTTTGCCTCTGTCGCCTTGCTGTTCATGTACATTCTCAGGCTTTTGATGCAAACCCAATCGCGGCGGTAATATCATCGTCGACAATTTAGCCGCCGGGCTTGCCCGGCGGTGGGCTCATTAGAACAGGCGCCCGTCACACGGTAATGCCGCCGTCCACGACCAGCGTTTGGCCGGTAACAAACTGCGCCTGGTCGGAGAGCAAAAATCGCACCACGCTGGCAACATCGGCCGGCTGGGCCAGCCTGCCCAGCGGCGTGCGGCGTTTGATTTGATCGAGCTGTTCCCGGCTCAGGCCGTGCGTCATTTCCGTTTCCACATATCCAGGTGCGACCGAATTCACGCGGATTTGCCGCTCGCCCAGTTCCCGGGCCAAGGAGCGGGTCATGGCGTCCAAGCCGCCCTTCGTGGCGGCATAGGCCGACAACCCACTGTAGCCGCGCAAGCCGATAATCGACGAAATGTTGACGATCGACCCGC contains the following coding sequences:
- a CDS encoding Bax inhibitor-1 family protein, producing the protein MSFAENPNQLSQPSMWGDIAARAEPNERADFIKKTYLHLLGAVVAFCGLEAIYLNTSFAGDAMQRLMGAGNFGLIVAFGLFILASTVARSWANGSTSVGMQYAGLALYVVVQSLIFIPILYYAAHLANNQNIIPTAGTITLLMFAGLTVAVFVTGHDFSFLSTGLTIAGFALMGLIVCSWLFGFNLGTLFTVGVIVLACGYILYDTSNVLYHYRIGQHVAAALALFASVALLFMYILRLLMQTQSRR